The Fimbriimonas ginsengisoli Gsoil 348 genome window below encodes:
- a CDS encoding AAA family ATPase, translating to MSVENLAELIKAEVGKAIAGQERTIEQALVAILANGHVLLEGVPGVAKTLLVRSLARTLSLDYGRIQFTPDLMPSDVIGTSVFDPRNSEFKLRKGPVFVNVLLADEINRTPPKTQAALLEAMEERTVTIDGEPHPLPPPFLVFATQNPIDFEGTYPLPEAQQDRFLLKVIVDYPSKEAELGVLQMHHRGFRPQSLEEAGINPVVSLEQLQEMQDTVRRSTVEERVFEYIYAIVQATRHSNDISVGASPRAGIALLNCSKAIAALRGRDFVIPDDVKELSLPVLRHRVLLRPEAEVEGLTVDRVLTSVIDAQIVPR from the coding sequence ATGAGCGTCGAGAACCTCGCGGAATTAATCAAGGCGGAAGTCGGAAAGGCGATCGCCGGCCAGGAACGGACGATCGAGCAAGCGCTCGTCGCTATTCTCGCGAACGGCCATGTTTTGCTGGAAGGCGTACCGGGAGTCGCGAAAACGCTGCTCGTGCGCTCGCTGGCGAGAACCCTCTCGCTCGACTACGGCCGGATCCAGTTCACCCCTGACCTCATGCCGAGCGACGTCATCGGCACCTCCGTTTTCGACCCGCGTAACAGTGAATTCAAGTTGCGAAAGGGACCGGTTTTCGTAAACGTGCTCTTGGCCGACGAAATCAACCGGACGCCTCCGAAAACCCAAGCTGCCCTGCTCGAAGCGATGGAAGAGCGGACCGTCACCATCGACGGCGAGCCGCATCCCCTGCCGCCCCCATTTCTCGTTTTTGCGACCCAGAACCCGATCGATTTCGAAGGGACGTACCCTCTCCCGGAGGCGCAGCAAGACCGGTTCCTGCTAAAAGTGATCGTCGACTATCCGTCGAAAGAGGCGGAGCTCGGCGTGCTCCAAATGCACCACCGAGGATTCCGCCCCCAGAGCCTGGAGGAAGCAGGAATTAACCCGGTGGTCTCGCTGGAACAACTGCAGGAGATGCAGGACACGGTGCGCCGCTCGACCGTAGAGGAGCGGGTGTTCGAATACATCTACGCGATCGTACAGGCGACGCGGCACTCAAACGATATCTCCGTCGGCGCCTCCCCTCGCGCCGGGATCGCGCTTCTCAACTGCAGCAAGGCGATCGCCGCGCTTCGTGGACGGGACTTCGTGATTCCCGATGACGTGAAAGAGCTCTCGCTTCCGGTATTGCGCCACCGGGTGCTTCTACGGCCGGAGGCCGAGGTCGAGGGACTCACCGTCGACCGTGTCTTAACGAGCGTGATCGACGCTCAAATCGTACCGCGATGA
- a CDS encoding peptidylprolyl isomerase, translating into MVLPSLLFALAFRQGNPLLSSLLPTPPKPDQVVVRVNGEPIKASEIEAYLWDWRGADVTQDVITYRLIQAEAKKAGVKTTVPEIQKAYDERLKTLRAGMPPGTDFDQAMRAQGFPKSRLYLRVHTDLLLDALVLKNFSPAGYVRVSTLAYKPVSDAATEVSAAILRAQAAYDRVSKGGAWEAELDKSDDEGTLKTTGGLLGWRMVNAFPASTQQELRVAKPGFITKPAQAAGAIQVFRVEALGTSASGADLEELRKAFLVSGRQDLVQRLRSQAKIDRVYLPKT; encoded by the coding sequence ATGGTCCTGCCCAGCCTCTTGTTCGCCCTCGCATTTCGGCAGGGGAATCCGCTGCTCTCTTCGCTCCTTCCGACACCTCCCAAACCAGACCAAGTGGTCGTTCGGGTGAATGGAGAGCCGATCAAAGCGAGTGAGATCGAAGCCTACCTTTGGGATTGGCGGGGAGCCGACGTCACCCAAGACGTGATCACCTACCGGCTTATTCAAGCGGAAGCGAAGAAGGCAGGCGTCAAGACGACGGTGCCGGAGATCCAGAAGGCGTACGACGAGCGGCTGAAAACCCTTCGGGCCGGCATGCCTCCCGGAACCGATTTCGACCAGGCAATGCGAGCTCAGGGATTTCCAAAGTCGCGCCTCTATCTCCGAGTACACACCGATTTACTCCTCGATGCGTTGGTGCTAAAGAACTTTTCGCCCGCGGGATATGTGCGGGTATCGACGCTCGCCTATAAACCGGTGAGCGATGCCGCCACGGAGGTTTCGGCGGCGATCCTCCGAGCGCAAGCCGCCTACGACCGAGTGTCAAAGGGAGGCGCGTGGGAAGCGGAGTTAGACAAATCCGACGACGAAGGGACCCTTAAGACGACCGGCGGACTACTTGGATGGCGCATGGTAAACGCCTTCCCCGCTTCGACCCAGCAGGAGCTTCGGGTGGCGAAGCCGGGCTTCATAACGAAGCCGGCTCAAGCCGCGGGAGCGATTCAGGTCTTCCGCGTGGAAGCCTTGGGCACCTCCGCCTCGGGCGCCGACCTCGAGGAGCTCCGCAAGGCATTCCTCGTCTCCGGTCGGCAAGATCTGGTCCAGCGCCTGCGCTCGCAAGCAAAAATCGACCGCGTTTACCTGCCGAAGACCTAA
- a CDS encoding FtsW/RodA/SpoVE family cell cycle protein, which produces MATISTSPGSRIGEQRRGPRIDPWLILSAIVLVVVGLMSLYSEGANRDGGADFRKQVAFALIGIVPFTVFAVIHPKFWLRASTLLYGINVLSLSAVLVLGSTKKGAERWIDLGPIQFQPSELAKLLTVLTLAAFYANRQESVRSLSTFLLSFLHILPILALILLQPHLGAAMVIVVLWFAISLVGGAQIKHLGVALAIFVTMATLVLTVPAVSSRVLHGYQQDRLPGLGTKDSTGKNWQTARAEIAFGVGGVVGTGYLKGEQKAGHFIPEQHNDFVFTIVGEEGGLVGCTMVLAAFGFFFYRIWVVMFNAVEPFYKMIAAGIFAALFFHTFVNIAMVLHIVPVVGLWLPFLSYGGTALWLCMACVGLMLNVRRREKPLLF; this is translated from the coding sequence ATGGCGACGATCAGCACGAGCCCTGGTAGCCGCATCGGCGAGCAGCGAAGGGGACCACGCATCGATCCGTGGCTGATCCTCTCGGCGATCGTTCTCGTGGTGGTCGGGTTGATGTCGCTCTACAGCGAAGGGGCCAATCGCGACGGTGGGGCGGACTTTCGCAAGCAGGTCGCCTTCGCCCTGATCGGCATCGTGCCGTTCACCGTTTTCGCGGTTATTCATCCCAAATTTTGGCTTCGAGCCAGCACGTTGCTCTACGGAATTAACGTCTTGTCGCTTTCGGCGGTGCTCGTCTTGGGCTCCACCAAGAAAGGGGCGGAGCGGTGGATCGACCTCGGACCAATCCAGTTTCAGCCGAGCGAACTGGCGAAGCTGCTGACCGTGTTAACGCTGGCTGCGTTCTATGCGAACCGGCAAGAGTCGGTGCGGAGCCTCTCCACCTTTCTACTTTCGTTCCTGCACATCCTGCCGATTCTCGCCTTAATTCTCCTCCAGCCCCATCTTGGAGCGGCGATGGTGATCGTGGTTTTGTGGTTTGCGATCTCCCTTGTGGGAGGGGCGCAGATCAAGCACCTTGGGGTCGCTCTGGCCATTTTCGTCACGATGGCGACCTTGGTGTTGACCGTACCGGCGGTATCGAGCCGGGTTCTCCATGGGTATCAGCAAGACCGGTTACCGGGGCTTGGTACGAAGGACTCCACCGGCAAGAACTGGCAGACCGCGCGGGCGGAGATCGCCTTTGGCGTTGGAGGCGTGGTCGGCACCGGGTATCTCAAAGGCGAGCAGAAGGCCGGGCATTTCATCCCGGAGCAGCATAACGACTTCGTGTTTACGATCGTCGGCGAGGAGGGAGGATTGGTCGGGTGCACGATGGTCCTCGCCGCCTTCGGATTCTTTTTCTACCGAATCTGGGTCGTCATGTTTAATGCGGTCGAGCCGTTTTACAAGATGATCGCGGCGGGGATATTTGCCGCGCTCTTTTTTCACACATTCGTCAACATCGCCATGGTCCTGCACATCGTTCCCGTGGTCGGATTGTGGCTTCCATTCCTGAGCTACGGCGGAACCGCGCTATGGTTGTGCATGGCGTGCGTCGGCTTAATGCTGAACGTCCGCCGTCGCGAAAAGCCATTGCTATTCTAG